Proteins co-encoded in one Xiphophorus couchianus chromosome 3, X_couchianus-1.0, whole genome shotgun sequence genomic window:
- the pdp1 gene encoding pyruvate dehydrogenase phosphatase catalytic subunit 1 — MPVTSQLLRGLPRTKAFASNLLPCQHHQSHLGFLPALRGPSQTWQAHPAGRSYQTSSALHNYILTPPQVNSILKANEYSFKVPEFDGKNVSSVMGFESNQLPANAPIEDRRSAATCLQTRGMLLGVFDGHAGCACAQALSERLFYYIAVSLLPHDTLCELEASVEAGRAFSPILQWHKHPNDYFTREAQSLYFNSLRTYWQELIDLTSPGDVPDTREALLNAFKRLDNDISLEAQVGDASAFLHYWVLRVAFSGATACVAHIDGPDLYIANAGDARAVLGVQEEDGSFSAHTLSNDHNAQNDSEVARIRSEHPHSERKTVIRQDRLLGQLMPFRAFGDVKFKWSIELQKRVLESGPDQLHENEHTKFIPPNYHTPPYLTAEPEITYHRLRPKDRFLVIGSDGLWETLHRQEVIRIVGEYLTGVHQRQPLKVGGYKVTLGQMQGLLEERKARMSSAFEDQNSTTHLMRHAVGNNEFGTVDHERLSKMLSLPEELARMYRDDITIIVTQFNPHVIGAQRQDDES; from the exons ATGCCTGTTACATCCCAACTACTCAGGGGTTTGCCCCGTACCAAGGCCTTTGCCTCCAATCTGTTACCATGCCAACACCACCAGTCCCACCTCGGTTTCCTGCCTGCCCTTAGAGGTCCGTCCCAAACATGGCAGGCACACCCGGCAGGAAGGTCCTACCAGACGTCCTCAGCGCTTCACAACTACATCCTGACGCCCCCACAGGTCAACTCCATCCTGAAAGCCAACGAGTACAGCTTCAAG GTGCCAGAGTTCGACGGTAAAAATGTGTCATCTGTGATGGGTTTTGAAAGCAACCAGCTTCCGGCCAACGCTCCCATAGAGGACCGGCGGAGCGCGGCGACTTGCCTGCAGACACGAGGAATGCTCCTGGGCGTGTTTGATGGACACGCCGGTTGCGCCTGCGCTCAG GCGCTGAGTGAGAGGCTGTTTTACTACATAGCGGTCTCACTGCTCCCCCATGACACTCTGTGTGAGTTGGAGGCTTCAGTGGAGGCCGGCCGAGCGTTCAGTCCCATCCTGCAGTGGCACAAACATCCCAATGACTACTTCACCCGGGAGGCTCAGAGCCTCTACTTCAACAGCCTGAGAACCTACTGGCAGGAGCTAATTGACCTAACCAG CCCTGGCGATGTTCCAGACACCCGAGAGGCCTTACTGAATGCCTTCAAGAGGCTGGACAACGACATTTCTCTGGAAGCTCAG GTTGGAGACGCAAGTGCGTTTCTGCATTACTGGGTTCTGAGAGTGGCATTTTCTGGAGCTACAGCCTGCGTGGCGCACATCGATGGACCAGATCT CTATATAGCCAATGCCGGGGATGCCCGGGCCGTGTTGGGGGTGCAGGAGGAGGATGGTTCATTCAGTGCTCACACACTGTCCAACGACCACAACGCCCAGAACGACAGCGAGGTCGCTCGGATACGAAGCGAGCATCCTCACTCTGAGAGGAAGACTGTTATTCGTCAG GACCGGCTGCTGGGCCAGCTCATGCCGTTCCGCGCCTTCGGGGACGTGAAGTTCAAGTGGAGCATCGAACTGCAGAAGCGCGTTCTGGAGTCTGGACCCGATCAGCTCCATGAGAATGAGCACACCAAGTTCATCCCTCCCAACTACCACACGCCGCCCTACCTGACCGCCGAGCCGGAGATCACGTACCACAGGCTGCGGCCAAAGGACCGCTTCCTG GTAATCGGCTCAGACGGCCTCTGGGAGACGCTCCACCGGCAGGAAGTGATCCGCATCGTCGGCGAGTATTTAACTGGGGTTCACCAGCGCCAGCCACTTAAAGTCGGAGGCTACAAAGTCACTCTGGGACAGATGCAGGGTCTGCTCGAGGAGCGGAAGGCCCGCATGTCCTCCGCATTCGAGGACCAGAACTCAACGACGCACCTGATGCGGCACGCGGTGGGAAACAACGAGTTTGGCACGGTGGACCACGAGCGGCTGTCCAAGATGCTGTCGCTGCCTGAGGAGCTGGCTCGCATGTACCGTGATGACATCACCATCATCGTCACTCAGTTCAACCCTCACGTGATCGGCGCGCAGAGACAGGATGATGAGTCCTGA